Genomic window (Desulfovibrio sp. X2):
CCCCGCGCGCGTGCAGCTCCACCCAGAGGCCGGTCCCGTCCCTGCGCCGCATGCGCACCTGCATGTGCGCCTCGCCGTGCTCCCTGGCCGCTGCCACCACGCGCAGCCGCTCCGAGGGGTCCACGTAGAGCTGGCGGCCGATGTCCTCGAAATAGGCGATGACCTCGAGGGGGTCCTCGAAGCCGAAGATGCGGGCCGCGGCCGGGTTGGCCGAAAGGAAGCGCCCCTCGGGCGTGCTCTGGGTGATGCCCTCGGCCGCGTTTTCGAAGATGGAGCGGTACTTCTCGCGCGACTGGCGGAGCGCCTCCTCGCGCTCGGACACCGTGCGGGCCATGGTGCCGAACTCGCGGGCCATGATGGCCAGCTCGCGGAAGTCCTGGGTCCCGCCGCGCAGCTTCGTGTAGTCGCCCCGGGCCACGGCCTGGATGCCCTGGGTCAGCCCGTCGATGGGGCTGACGATGTTGCGTCTGATCTGGCGCAGCACGAGCAGGGCCAGGAAGGCCACGTAGGCCAGGCAGAGGCCGAGGAAGGTCGCGGACAGGGCGGCGATGGGCCGAAGGACCATGCGCGCGGGCTTTAAGATCACCAGGCGCCAGCCGATGGCGGGCACCACGGCGCCGGAGCCGAACCACGTCCGCCCCTGCGCGCGCACGAGGTCGAAGCTGTCCTGCTCGGTGCTCAGGGCGCGCAGCACGCTCATGCTCCCCAGGTTGGCCTGGGTGCGCACCATCCAGGGGTCGGGGTGGGCCACGACGTTGCCGAAGGCGTCGGTGAGGAAGACCACGCCGCCCTCGCCCTTGGGCACGAAGCTCTGCAGGTGGTGCTGCAGGTCGCCCAGGTTCAGCTCGCCCAGCACCATGTCGCCGTCCGCCGTGACGTGGCGCACGTAGATGGTCAGCTCGTCGCTCTCGGGCGAGTACATGGGCCGCGAGATGACGTTGCCGGGGCCCGCCAGGGCGGGGAAGGAGACGGGGAAGTCCAGCCCCGGGGCCTCCTCGGGCGAGGCCTTGAGGATCGTGCGGTTCTTGTCCAGGAGCAGGATGCGCGCGAAGCGCTTGTCGGCCTGCAGGCTCTGCATGGCCGCGGCCATGGCCTGGGACGAGACGTCGAGGTCGTGCAGGCGGGCCAGGTAGCCGAGCGCCTCCACCGCGCCGTCGAGGTACATGACCACGTTCTGGGCCAGGGAGGCGGAGAGCATGCGGTCCTGCACGCGCACGGCCTCCAGGCGGGAACGGGCCAGGTAGAGGCCGAGCACCGCGACCATGAGCAGCACGGGCAGGAGCATCCACGGCAGGAGGCGCGTGCGCACCAGGCGCTGCAGCGACGGACGCGGCTTCATGGCTCGATGGATTCGAGGGTTTTGAAGCCGCCGTCCTTGACCTCGACGATGAAGCCCCGGCGCGAGACGTCGCCGTA
Coding sequences:
- a CDS encoding sensor histidine kinase, producing MKPRPSLQRLVRTRLLPWMLLPVLLMVAVLGLYLARSRLEAVRVQDRMLSASLAQNVVMYLDGAVEALGYLARLHDLDVSSQAMAAAMQSLQADKRFARILLLDKNRTILKASPEEAPGLDFPVSFPALAGPGNVISRPMYSPESDELTIYVRHVTADGDMVLGELNLGDLQHHLQSFVPKGEGGVVFLTDAFGNVVAHPDPWMVRTQANLGSMSVLRALSTEQDSFDLVRAQGRTWFGSGAVVPAIGWRLVILKPARMVLRPIAALSATFLGLCLAYVAFLALLVLRQIRRNIVSPIDGLTQGIQAVARGDYTKLRGGTQDFRELAIMAREFGTMARTVSEREEALRQSREKYRSIFENAAEGITQSTPEGRFLSANPAAARIFGFEDPLEVIAYFEDIGRQLYVDPSERLRVVAAAREHGEAHMQVRMRRRDGTGLWVELHARGVFHEGRLVMLESILEDVSERRKAEDELRASLDEKEILLREIHHRVKNNLQIISSLLYLQALSIKEEATQEVFFESQSRIATMALVHEELYRSKDFSAVDLREYTDKLLRRLIQSLGTTTVRVEQETEPLPLPLQQAIPCGLVLNELVTNAVKHAFRQRGGGTLRLVIRNMGERGLLRLSDDGPGLPEGFDPARCETLGMQLVSRLAGQRRGTLTVGRGIDGGASFEFVFPVRAEEDADLM